A single region of the Pseudalkalibacillus berkeleyi genome encodes:
- a CDS encoding HD domain-containing protein has translation MSKLKAAEEIAIKAHEGQFRKLSGESYVVHPIAVAKILHEAGLPEDIVIAGFLHDTVEDTALEYEDIEQAFGLEVVRIVKGNTEDKTKSWDERKQNTVEYIKNATFDVKALIVADKLDNLKSLIEYYESDGDQIWEQFKGNKEKQSWYYRSVAENALIGLEDVAVPEYFHTYKKLANDFFGKV, from the coding sequence ATGAGTAAGTTGAAAGCTGCAGAGGAGATAGCGATAAAGGCTCATGAAGGTCAATTTCGTAAGTTGTCTGGGGAATCTTATGTCGTTCATCCGATTGCGGTAGCAAAAATTTTACACGAAGCTGGATTACCAGAAGACATAGTAATCGCTGGCTTCCTGCATGATACCGTTGAAGATACAGCACTTGAGTATGAGGATATTGAACAAGCATTTGGATTAGAAGTTGTACGAATTGTAAAAGGAAATACAGAAGATAAAACAAAGTCATGGGACGAACGGAAGCAAAATACGGTTGAATACATAAAGAATGCCACTTTCGATGTGAAGGCACTCATTGTCGCAGATAAACTGGATAATTTGAAAAGCTTGATCGAATACTATGAGTCCGATGGCGATCAAATATGGGAACAATTTAAAGGGAACAAAGAAAAGCAAAGCTGGTATTATAGAAGTGTTGCTGAAAATGCTTTGATCGGATTGGAGGACGTAGCAGTCCCGGAGTACTTTCACACATACAAAAAGCTCGCCAATGACTTTTTCGGGAAGGTATAA
- a CDS encoding phosphatase PAP2 family protein produces the protein MIRKHPLLLIGLTLVILFVLFGVFHNTLTQFDLVIMHLIWDIRSDWLSTVFVFITEIGSAKISIPLMILLVIYFSVNKNSKLALILMFNLIGVRTMNRWLKAGFNRTRPDENPLIEVGGLSFPSGHSMNSTAFFGFLGYLIWVVLRKKGREAGYVLWVTGGLILLIGLSRVYLGVHFPSDVLAGFTAGGIWLILTILLFKGLSNNGDKGDI, from the coding sequence ATGATACGAAAGCATCCTTTACTATTAATAGGATTGACATTGGTCATCCTATTTGTCTTGTTTGGTGTTTTTCACAATACGTTGACGCAATTTGATTTGGTGATCATGCATCTTATATGGGACATACGTTCAGACTGGCTGTCAACTGTATTTGTTTTCATAACGGAAATTGGCTCTGCAAAAATCTCCATTCCTTTAATGATCCTCTTAGTTATCTATTTTTCAGTAAATAAAAATAGTAAGCTTGCATTGATATTAATGTTTAATCTGATTGGTGTAAGGACAATGAATCGATGGTTGAAAGCAGGATTTAATCGTACAAGACCAGACGAAAACCCATTAATTGAAGTAGGTGGGTTAAGCTTTCCGAGTGGACACTCAATGAACTCGACAGCGTTCTTTGGGTTTTTAGGTTATTTAATTTGGGTTGTTTTACGGAAAAAAGGACGCGAGGCAGGCTATGTTTTATGGGTCACCGGAGGCTTGATTTTATTGATCGGATTAAGCAGAGTATACTTAGGCGTCCACTTCCCAAGTGATGTACTTGCAGGATTTACAGCAGGAGGTATTTGGTTGATTCTTACCATTCTTCTGTTCAAAGGACTAAGCAATAATGGCGACAAAGGAGATATTTGA